A genomic segment from Methanofollis fontis encodes:
- a CDS encoding PKD domain-containing protein encodes MKPFTICILILLSVLSVPAGALFEPGSGPAFQTDKENLTASEGKLSSDLLGIARSTVSGAPLLSGAPETDDGGSVYVYVGLDAAASTHVIDPYADEVTDRDEEHHLAAAHVSADDLLDLASVPSVLWVRQVLPPSVRTGSTVTEGDTLLRAAALREATGYGGAGMRIGVISDGVDHIDDAVASGDLPSDVQVLSNTCGGDEGTAMLEIVHDIAPDADLCFHDCGNNWIAFNNAIEALAAAGCTVICDDIGWLQVPYFEDGIIASHIQSLVDDGGLIYVSSAGNDADCHYQALFSDDGEGRHEFGEKGVLPFTVSPGRTVYLILQWNDPWGASGNDYDLVVYDANGVQVASSTGPQDGNDNPIEEVRITNTGTTTATYYAAVQKYSGSARTLEIYAFGGMIPPDDRTVEDSVYGHSAAEGVIAAGSIDHRDGIRYYSSRGPATISYPAATERGKPQVVATDGVQVTGAGGFSNPFYGTSAAAPHVAAVCGLVWGLVPERSADEMRGLLLSTAADLGTGGFDNTFGAGRVDAFALYNASGFPPNASFTASPLSGEAPLTVAFNDTSTGTPTAWSWAFGDNETSTEQHPLHTYAMPGTYTVSLTASNAFGNDTMTESEYIAVTAPPLEANFSANSTAGTAPFTVSFTDTSVGTPTAWSWAFGDNATSTEQHPLHTYLMPGAFTVNLTVTDSFGSTSTKTAERYIDVDFPLLFAGIRVNLTSGFAPLAVQFDDASTGSPTAWFWEFGDTTTSTEQNPVHIFTAGGTYLVNLTVTDSFGTENRTTTTITAITPLHPAFTANRTVGVVPFGVGFTDLTPEGASAWSWAFGDNATSAEQHPAHTYTVAGTYTVSLTVDNGAGTVTKEGYIDALPLLFGDANEDGAVNQADTLRVLKQVVGLSALPEAESEGFRKSDVHENGVIEVGDALYIAQHNVGLRDVWFRALAA; translated from the coding sequence ATGAAACCGTTCACCATCTGCATACTCATACTCCTGTCAGTGCTGTCGGTTCCGGCCGGAGCACTGTTTGAACCGGGCTCAGGTCCGGCGTTTCAGACAGATAAAGAGAACCTTACGGCATCTGAGGGAAAACTCTCCTCTGATCTCCTCGGGATCGCCCGCTCAACCGTGAGCGGCGCCCCACTGCTCTCCGGCGCACCTGAAACCGACGATGGGGGAAGCGTGTATGTGTATGTGGGGCTCGATGCCGCCGCATCCACCCATGTGATCGATCCCTATGCGGATGAGGTGACCGACCGCGATGAGGAGCATCACCTTGCCGCCGCCCATGTGTCTGCGGACGACCTTCTCGATCTGGCATCCGTCCCGTCGGTGCTCTGGGTGCGTCAGGTGCTGCCGCCGTCGGTCAGGACGGGATCGACGGTGACCGAGGGCGACACCCTGCTGCGGGCGGCGGCGCTGAGGGAGGCGACCGGATACGGGGGTGCCGGCATGCGGATCGGAGTCATATCGGATGGCGTCGATCATATCGACGACGCCGTCGCCTCCGGTGATCTCCCGTCCGATGTGCAGGTGCTCTCCAACACCTGCGGCGGGGACGAAGGGACGGCGATGCTGGAGATCGTCCATGACATCGCTCCTGACGCCGACCTCTGCTTCCATGACTGCGGCAACAACTGGATCGCCTTCAATAATGCCATCGAAGCCCTTGCCGCCGCCGGGTGCACGGTGATCTGCGACGATATCGGTTGGCTGCAGGTGCCCTACTTCGAGGACGGGATCATCGCCTCGCACATCCAGTCCCTGGTCGATGATGGGGGGCTGATCTATGTCTCATCGGCCGGAAACGACGCTGATTGCCACTATCAGGCCCTCTTCAGCGATGATGGCGAGGGACGGCACGAGTTCGGGGAGAAGGGTGTGCTGCCCTTTACGGTGTCGCCGGGACGGACGGTCTATCTCATCCTCCAGTGGAACGACCCCTGGGGGGCGTCAGGGAACGACTACGACCTGGTGGTGTACGACGCCAACGGGGTCCAGGTGGCATCGAGCACCGGACCGCAGGACGGGAACGACAACCCGATCGAGGAGGTGCGGATCACCAACACCGGCACAACAACGGCGACCTATTACGCCGCCGTCCAGAAATACTCGGGTTCGGCGCGGACCCTCGAGATCTATGCCTTCGGCGGTATGATCCCCCCGGACGACCGCACCGTTGAGGACTCGGTCTACGGGCATTCGGCGGCGGAGGGTGTGATCGCCGCCGGTTCGATCGACCACCGCGACGGGATCCGCTACTATTCCTCACGCGGTCCGGCGACCATCTCCTATCCGGCGGCGACTGAACGGGGCAAACCCCAGGTGGTCGCCACCGACGGCGTCCAGGTCACCGGCGCCGGCGGGTTTTCGAACCCCTTCTACGGGACGAGCGCCGCCGCACCCCATGTGGCGGCGGTGTGCGGACTGGTCTGGGGGCTTGTTCCGGAGAGGAGCGCCGACGAGATGCGGGGACTGCTCCTCTCCACGGCGGCAGACCTCGGGACGGGTGGGTTCGACAACACCTTCGGGGCGGGGCGGGTCGACGCCTTCGCCCTCTATAATGCGAGCGGTTTCCCGCCGAACGCATCCTTCACCGCATCGCCCCTCTCTGGCGAGGCGCCGCTGACAGTGGCGTTTAACGACACCTCGACCGGAACCCCGACAGCATGGTCCTGGGCGTTCGGGGACAACGAGACCTCCACAGAGCAGCACCCCCTCCACACCTACGCGATGCCCGGCACCTATACGGTCTCCCTGACCGCATCGAACGCCTTCGGGAACGATACGATGACAGAGTCCGAGTACATCGCCGTGACGGCGCCCCCCCTTGAGGCGAACTTCTCCGCCAACAGCACGGCGGGGACGGCGCCGTTCACCGTCTCCTTCACCGATACGAGTGTCGGGACACCGACAGCATGGTCATGGGCGTTCGGGGACAATGCCACCTCCACGGAGCAGCACCCCCTCCACACCTACCTGATGCCCGGCGCGTTCACGGTGAACCTCACTGTCACCGATTCCTTCGGGAGCACCAGCACAAAGACGGCGGAGCGGTATATCGATGTGGACTTCCCGCTGCTATTCGCCGGGATCCGGGTAAACCTCACATCGGGTTTTGCCCCGCTGGCGGTGCAGTTCGATGACGCCAGCACCGGCAGTCCGACGGCATGGTTCTGGGAGTTCGGGGACACCACCACCTCCACAGAACAGAACCCGGTCCACATCTTCACCGCCGGCGGCACCTATCTGGTGAACCTCACCGTCACCGATTCCTTCGGGACGGAGAACCGCACGACAACGACCATTACGGCGATCACGCCCCTGCACCCGGCGTTCACGGCGAACCGCACGGTTGGGGTCGTGCCCTTCGGCGTCGGTTTCACCGACCTCACCCCTGAGGGGGCATCGGCATGGTCATGGGCGTTCGGGGACAACGCCACATCGGCAGAGCAGCACCCGGCGCACACCTACACGGTCGCCGGCACCTACACCGTCTCCCTGACGGTGGACAATGGGGCGGGGACGGTGACGAAGGAGGGGTATATCGATGCCCTGCCCCTCCTCTTCGGCGACGCCAATGAGGACGGTGCGGTGAATCAGGCGGACACCCTCCGGGTGCTGAAGCAGGTGGTCGGACTCTCCGCCCTGCCGGAGGCGGAGAGCGAGGGGTTCAGAAAGAGCGATGTCCACGAGAACGGGGTGATCGAGGTGGGAGACGCCCTCTATATCGCCCAGCATAATGTGGGTCTGCGGGACGTGTGGTTCCGGGCGCTCGCCGCCTGA
- a CDS encoding ABC transporter permease → MNARHILTIARKELRGIRNERTIVLAILLQVFIAMFSSFLVVGLTTLYDPSSLGGLAGGYAVGYAGADSPLDGLLEEKGFSVHHMDLSDAVASLSERKLAAAVWVPDTPPDAAEPVKITLYTVKNDISASVTGTRIREALETYEGMLRDTRSDRLDVLPIEVAIPSGSGGQGFFIFIYGLLVPLLLFMPAIISASLIIDFITEEYSARTLETLLSTPLTFSEILWGKVFAAWVLVPVQAGAWLILLAINGITIANVVPVLLHVAVASLALILIGAIAALHYRERTSAQFIYSTALVAVLLVVLSVPGNPVNLVVLLAAGTAVPAGWTGLLVVGGGATLLALFTERYARRIARTTTP, encoded by the coding sequence ATGAACGCCCGACATATCCTGACAATCGCACGAAAAGAACTCAGGGGGATACGGAACGAGCGGACGATCGTGCTTGCGATCCTGTTGCAGGTCTTTATCGCCATGTTCTCCTCGTTCCTGGTCGTGGGGTTGACCACCCTCTACGACCCCTCCTCGCTCGGCGGTCTTGCCGGCGGGTATGCTGTGGGGTATGCAGGTGCGGACTCTCCGCTCGATGGCCTTCTGGAGGAGAAAGGCTTCTCCGTGCATCACATGGACCTCTCCGATGCCGTGGCCTCCCTCTCCGAACGGAAGCTGGCGGCCGCGGTCTGGGTGCCGGATACCCCGCCCGATGCTGCCGAACCCGTCAAGATCACCCTGTACACCGTGAAAAACGACATCTCCGCATCGGTCACCGGCACCCGGATCCGGGAGGCGCTGGAGACCTATGAGGGGATGCTCAGGGATACCCGCAGCGACCGTCTCGACGTCCTCCCCATCGAGGTCGCCATACCTTCAGGAAGCGGCGGACAGGGCTTTTTCATCTTCATCTACGGTTTGCTCGTTCCTCTCCTGCTGTTCATGCCGGCGATTATCTCGGCAAGCCTGATCATCGACTTCATCACCGAGGAATACAGCGCCCGCACCCTCGAGACCCTGCTCTCGACGCCGCTCACCTTCTCCGAGATCCTCTGGGGCAAGGTGTTCGCCGCATGGGTGCTCGTCCCGGTTCAGGCCGGTGCATGGCTCATCCTGCTCGCCATCAACGGCATCACCATCGCCAATGTCGTCCCGGTGCTCCTCCATGTCGCAGTGGCATCACTGGCCCTGATCCTTATCGGGGCGATCGCAGCGCTCCATTACCGTGAACGCACGAGCGCACAGTTCATCTACTCCACTGCCCTGGTGGCGGTGCTCCTGGTCGTGCTCTCGGTCCCGGGCAATCCGGTCAACCTGGTCGTGCTTCTCGCCGCCGGCACCGCCGTTCCGGCCGGCTGGACGGGTCTGCTGGTCGTCGGCGGCGGTGCGACACTGCTTGCCCTGTTCACCGAGCGCTATGCCCGCCGGATCGCCAGGACCACCACACCGTAA
- a CDS encoding PEGA domain-containing protein — MIRKAFLLTGGALVLLLLTASVSAATIGGDEAWIQVSCNVDGASIYFDNDYKGQISSGQLNVPVYTTGTPYYTAKATMDGYYTSSTSIGSYPAAGETKTIYITLNPVPTPVPPSTGTLSVTSSPSGAKTYVDGSYYGRTPQVISGLSVGSHSVQVSLDGYTTFTQSAGVSAGGVTNVYAVLSHEPSQGSIYVTSSPSGAYVYLDGSYQGTTPKTITGVDQGTHVVEIEKAGYQEWSGSVRVYPSQQAHVSVSLTPDSQPTSGTIAVYSDPVGAYIYLDGTYQGRTYPEGFVVIGVSPGSHEVKLTLSGYQDSITSVNVNSGQQSTVSSTLTPVGADTGSMEITSEPAGATVYLNNANKGVTPLTLSSLQVGSYTVTLKLNGYADWSTTATVNAGTTTPVSAQLVQTPPPTTQSAALPVTALGALAILGAVVVLRRRP, encoded by the coding sequence ATGATCAGAAAGGCATTCCTTCTGACCGGGGGGGCACTGGTGCTCCTCCTCCTGACCGCCTCTGTCTCGGCCGCCACCATCGGCGGAGACGAGGCCTGGATTCAGGTGAGCTGCAACGTCGACGGCGCATCGATCTACTTCGACAACGACTACAAGGGGCAGATCTCCAGCGGGCAGCTGAATGTCCCGGTCTATACCACCGGCACACCCTATTACACCGCCAAGGCAACGATGGACGGGTATTACACCTCTTCGACCTCCATCGGATCCTATCCGGCGGCAGGGGAGACAAAGACGATCTATATCACCCTGAACCCGGTACCCACGCCGGTGCCCCCCTCCACCGGCACCCTCTCGGTGACCTCCAGCCCGTCCGGTGCGAAGACCTATGTTGACGGGTCCTACTACGGCAGGACGCCGCAGGTGATCTCCGGTCTCTCGGTGGGCTCCCACTCGGTGCAGGTGAGCCTCGACGGTTACACCACCTTCACCCAGTCCGCCGGTGTCAGCGCCGGTGGCGTGACGAACGTCTATGCCGTGCTCTCTCACGAACCGTCGCAGGGGTCGATCTATGTCACCTCCAGCCCCTCCGGCGCCTATGTCTATCTGGACGGATCCTACCAGGGCACCACGCCGAAGACGATCACCGGCGTCGATCAGGGCACCCATGTGGTGGAGATCGAGAAGGCCGGATACCAGGAATGGTCCGGAAGCGTGCGGGTGTATCCAAGCCAGCAGGCCCACGTCTCGGTCAGCCTCACCCCTGACTCGCAGCCGACCTCAGGGACCATCGCCGTGTATTCAGACCCGGTCGGGGCCTACATCTATCTGGACGGCACCTATCAGGGCAGGACCTATCCCGAAGGGTTCGTGGTCATCGGCGTCTCGCCCGGCAGCCATGAGGTGAAGCTCACCCTCAGCGGCTACCAGGACTCCATCACCTCGGTGAACGTGAACTCAGGACAGCAGTCGACGGTCAGCTCCACGCTCACGCCGGTCGGCGCCGACACCGGTTCGATGGAGATCACCTCCGAGCCCGCAGGGGCCACGGTCTACCTGAACAATGCAAACAAGGGCGTCACCCCCCTCACCCTCTCCTCCCTCCAGGTGGGGAGCTATACGGTGACCCTGAAGCTCAACGGCTATGCGGACTGGTCGACGACGGCCACGGTGAACGCCGGCACCACCACCCCGGTCTCGGCCCAGCTCGTCCAGACACCGCCACCGACCACCCAGTCCGCCGCCCTGCCGGTGACCGCCCTCGGCGCCCTGGCAATTCTCGGTGCGGTGGTCGTGCTCCGGCGGCGTCCCTGA
- a CDS encoding ABC transporter ATP-binding protein produces MIIARDLVKDYGTFRALDGVSFDLGEGEILGVVGHNGAGKTTLLKILSGLSLPTSGALSIAGTDVLRHPGALKQTLGYLPEESRLYETMRVADYLSFFGEIYALSGDEIRRRSADLLASLSLDAGEKRIGELSKGMRRKVAIARSLLHDPRFLVYDEPASGLDPMTGRFIGDYLRQLRSEGRTIVLSAHNLYQIEEICDRVMILRRGRIEAFGTMQGLRERFGSLTYEIYFSISDPGNLDPSLAYSRAEGIYMASADDVAGMNEVTAAVAAGGGTVERIESKYPSLEEMLVAVGK; encoded by the coding sequence ATGATCATCGCACGGGATCTGGTCAAGGACTACGGGACGTTCCGGGCGCTCGACGGGGTGAGTTTTGATCTGGGGGAGGGGGAGATCCTGGGCGTGGTCGGGCACAACGGCGCCGGAAAAACCACTCTCCTGAAGATCCTCTCCGGCCTCTCCCTGCCGACCTCGGGCGCTCTTTCCATCGCCGGAACCGATGTCCTCCGCCATCCCGGTGCCCTCAAACAGACCCTCGGCTATCTCCCCGAGGAGTCGCGCCTCTATGAGACGATGCGTGTCGCCGACTATCTCTCGTTCTTCGGTGAGATCTATGCCCTCTCCGGGGACGAGATCCGCAGACGGAGTGCGGACCTCCTCGCCTCCCTCTCCCTTGATGCAGGGGAGAAGCGGATCGGCGAACTATCCAAGGGGATGCGGCGGAAGGTGGCGATCGCCCGCTCACTCCTCCACGACCCCCGGTTTCTCGTCTATGACGAACCGGCGTCCGGCCTCGACCCGATGACCGGGCGGTTCATCGGTGATTATCTGCGGCAACTGCGTTCAGAGGGGAGGACGATCGTGCTCTCGGCCCACAACCTCTACCAGATCGAGGAGATCTGCGACCGCGTGATGATCCTCAGGCGCGGCCGGATCGAGGCCTTCGGGACAATGCAAGGTTTACGCGAGCGTTTCGGCTCGCTCACCTACGAGATCTATTTCAGCATATCCGACCCCGGAAACCTGGACCCCTCCCTCGCCTATTCGCGCGCCGAGGGTATCTATATGGCCTCTGCCGACGATGTCGCCGGCATGAACGAGGTGACGGCGGCCGTTGCGGCGGGCGGCGGGACGGTGGAGCGGATCGAGTCAAAATACCCCTCGCTCGAGGAGATGCTTGTCGCCGTCGGAAAATGA
- a CDS encoding O-acetyl-ADP-ribose deacetylase, giving the protein MKQEQHRIRVIVADITTLEVDAIVNAANTSLLGGGGVDGAIHRAAGPALLDECRRLRGCPTGEVRVTAGYRLKVRFVIHTAGPVWRGGGNGEDDLLASCYRRSLEEAERLGVGTIAFPAISTGAYGFPPERAAAIAARTLRTYISDHPAAPDVILVAFSRASAAVLERALEEVG; this is encoded by the coding sequence ATGAAACAGGAGCAGCACCGGATCCGCGTCATCGTCGCCGACATCACCACCCTCGAGGTCGATGCCATTGTGAACGCCGCCAACACCTCCCTCCTCGGGGGCGGCGGGGTGGACGGGGCGATCCACAGGGCGGCAGGACCGGCGCTCCTTGACGAGTGCCGGAGACTCAGGGGGTGCCCCACCGGGGAGGTGAGGGTGACGGCGGGTTACCGCCTGAAGGTGCGCTTCGTGATCCATACGGCAGGACCGGTCTGGCGGGGGGGCGGGAACGGCGAGGACGACCTCCTCGCCTCCTGCTACCGCCGCTCCCTTGAGGAGGCGGAGCGTCTCGGCGTCGGGACGATCGCCTTTCCTGCAATATCGACCGGGGCATATGGTTTTCCGCCCGAACGGGCGGCAGCGATCGCGGCGCGTACGCTCAGGACCTACATCAGCGACCATCCCGCCGCCCCGGACGTCATACTTGTCGCCTTTTCCCGGGCATCGGCGGCGGTGCTGGAGAGGGCGCTTGAAGAAGTCGGCTGA
- a CDS encoding ABC transporter permease family protein yields the protein MTAVLLVALLLASGFAAQSGVHLQDGIYTAITDDQAVAAIIAENTVFSVTLADPRQIGGTDAYDLIVVGGEAHAGPTAKGRAALSAFATTYRHYTGAVYTGESDLFAAYPLWIDTVEVESRLDFDATESGEIISAVQRGDTVRPSGPVEEVPTPSATLAVTAEDLREDLAAAPADSGTVTRYLGMFSDGPDLGEFKTPSQLSPPLPFDSLIYVFVFIFPLYFTSQFAMMSVANERTDRRGEILLSTPAGPLTIICGKMLPYFLLMILISSAIVLVSGGSFVVLLPLVPVILFFLAAALLIGMTARSYRELSFLSIFFSTVMTSYLFFPSVFANVHVISLISPLTLIVLEFGGSGFSAADYLYATALFWLSTALILWLCTRNFNEERLFSQERLTSRLRSFIFSAMSRNHPFASLVAVNALSIPLVFMVQLMYLVLLFNLPLPWSLLLLILLAALTEEAAKSIGIIAVWRGIPGLFTWKNVVIAAAATGLGFLVGEKLLLFAMLSQVTGSVFGAVLFSGVGLLWMPFLLHSAGALIVGAALKVGGRGAYVPAILLAAAVHAAYNLILIGGAL from the coding sequence ATGACCGCCGTCCTGCTCGTCGCCCTCCTTCTGGCCTCCGGTTTTGCCGCCCAGAGCGGCGTCCACCTGCAGGACGGCATCTATACGGCGATCACCGACGATCAGGCAGTGGCGGCGATCATCGCCGAGAACACCGTCTTTTCCGTGACCCTCGCCGATCCCCGGCAGATCGGCGGCACGGACGCATACGACCTGATCGTCGTCGGAGGGGAGGCGCACGCCGGTCCGACGGCGAAGGGGCGGGCGGCACTCTCGGCCTTTGCCACCACCTACCGCCACTATACGGGTGCCGTCTATACCGGGGAGAGCGACCTCTTTGCCGCCTATCCGCTCTGGATCGATACGGTGGAGGTGGAGAGCAGACTCGACTTCGATGCGACGGAGAGCGGGGAGATCATCTCCGCCGTGCAGAGGGGCGATACGGTCCGCCCCTCAGGACCGGTCGAGGAGGTGCCCACGCCATCGGCGACACTCGCCGTCACGGCAGAGGACCTGCGGGAGGATCTTGCCGCCGCACCCGCGGACAGCGGCACCGTCACCAGATATCTCGGGATGTTCTCAGACGGGCCCGACCTCGGGGAGTTCAAGACCCCGTCCCAGCTCTCACCGCCCCTCCCCTTCGATTCGCTCATCTATGTCTTCGTCTTTATTTTCCCCCTCTATTTCACCTCGCAGTTCGCCATGATGTCGGTCGCAAACGAACGCACCGACCGGCGGGGCGAGATCCTGCTCTCCACACCGGCCGGTCCCCTGACGATCATCTGCGGCAAGATGCTCCCGTACTTCCTCCTGATGATCCTCATCAGTTCGGCGATCGTCCTGGTATCCGGCGGGTCCTTCGTCGTGCTCCTCCCCCTCGTCCCGGTCATCCTCTTCTTCCTTGCGGCGGCGCTGCTCATCGGCATGACGGCGCGGAGTTACCGGGAACTCTCCTTTCTCTCCATCTTCTTCTCGACGGTGATGACCTCCTACCTCTTCTTCCCCTCGGTGTTCGCAAATGTCCATGTGATCAGCCTGATCTCCCCCCTCACCCTGATCGTGCTGGAGTTCGGGGGGAGCGGGTTTTCGGCTGCCGACTATCTCTATGCCACCGCCCTCTTCTGGCTCTCTACGGCCCTGATACTCTGGCTCTGCACCCGGAACTTCAATGAAGAGCGGTTGTTTTCCCAGGAGCGCCTCACCTCGCGCCTGCGCTCCTTCATCTTCTCGGCGATGTCCAGGAACCACCCCTTCGCCTCGCTCGTCGCCGTCAACGCCCTCTCCATCCCCCTCGTCTTCATGGTGCAGCTGATGTACCTGGTGCTGCTCTTCAACCTCCCGCTGCCCTGGTCCCTGCTGCTCCTGATCCTGCTGGCGGCGCTCACCGAGGAGGCGGCGAAGTCGATCGGGATCATCGCCGTCTGGCGGGGGATACCCGGTCTATTCACCTGGAAGAACGTGGTCATCGCCGCCGCAGCAACCGGTCTTGGTTTTCTGGTCGGCGAGAAACTCCTGCTGTTTGCGATGCTCTCCCAGGTGACCGGGTCGGTCTTCGGCGCCGTCCTCTTCTCGGGCGTGGGTCTGCTCTGGATGCCTTTCCTCCTCCATTCGGCCGGCGCCCTCATCGTGGGGGCGGCCCTGAAGGTGGGCGGGCGGGGCGCCTATGTCCCGGCGATCCTGCTCGCCGCCGCGGTTCATGCCGCCTATAACCTGATACTGATCGGGGGTGCGCTATGA
- a CDS encoding methyl-coenzyme M reductase glutamine C-methyltransferase yields the protein MMKTVVISPEIATYGAMLIGGVVREAGHEVALSTALAAGDAETVLLSLYSTQHLMDPAIREFVAGVRASGRPVYVGGPVSAYPEYILGEIGPDAVVVGEGEETVPRLLKEGVHPGLPGIAYCEEGRVVLTPPALPVSVERPLPLIPDTIGKQSIRGANAYIETHRGCIGACTFCQVPRFFGREIRSRDLDEIRKEVRAFREKGAVRLSVSGGTGSLYGYDGDLDTGAVIALLEMLAEELGPRNVSAPDIRVDAINDEILEAIRKYTIGWLFFGFESGSDEILRQMGKGVSTVQMHDAVEASRQHGLHVAGCFIVGYPTETEDDYQATKGFIEEEMLDDVFISVAEPIPRTPLAELVLKTPHEENPVYVPHTGEYRSLRFSEAEARYFDLSMHADLFKPTLHVVTDEVFNVYLSEARKQGDDVRRVTDLIERYDGAGGA from the coding sequence ATGATGAAGACAGTGGTCATCTCACCGGAGATCGCCACCTATGGGGCAATGCTGATCGGCGGCGTCGTCCGGGAGGCCGGGCACGAGGTCGCGCTTTCCACCGCCCTTGCGGCAGGCGATGCTGAAACGGTGCTCCTCAGCCTCTACTCCACCCAGCACCTGATGGACCCGGCAATACGGGAGTTCGTCGCCGGGGTGCGGGCCTCGGGGCGTCCGGTCTATGTCGGCGGACCGGTTTCGGCCTATCCCGAGTATATCCTGGGGGAGATCGGCCCCGATGCGGTGGTGGTCGGCGAGGGGGAGGAGACGGTGCCCCGCCTCCTCAAGGAGGGCGTGCACCCCGGTCTTCCGGGGATCGCATACTGCGAGGAGGGACGGGTGGTCCTGACACCCCCTGCCCTCCCGGTATCGGTGGAGCGCCCCCTGCCCCTTATCCCGGACACCATCGGAAAACAGAGCATCAGGGGTGCTAACGCATATATCGAGACACACCGGGGCTGTATCGGGGCCTGCACCTTCTGTCAGGTGCCGCGGTTTTTCGGCAGGGAGATCAGGAGCAGGGATCTGGACGAGATCCGCAAAGAGGTCAGGGCGTTCAGGGAGAAGGGGGCCGTCCGCCTCTCCGTCTCCGGGGGGACGGGATCGCTCTATGGGTATGACGGCGACCTGGACACCGGCGCCGTCATCGCCCTCCTGGAGATGCTGGCAGAGGAACTCGGGCCGCGGAATGTATCGGCGCCCGATATCAGGGTGGACGCCATCAATGACGAGATCCTTGAGGCGATCCGGAAGTACACGATTGGATGGCTCTTTTTCGGGTTCGAGTCAGGGAGCGACGAGATCCTCCGCCAGATGGGCAAGGGGGTGAGCACGGTGCAGATGCATGATGCCGTGGAGGCGTCGCGCCAGCACGGTCTGCATGTGGCCGGGTGCTTTATCGTCGGGTATCCGACCGAGACCGAGGACGACTATCAGGCCACAAAGGGGTTTATCGAGGAGGAGATGCTCGACGACGTGTTCATCTCAGTCGCCGAACCGATCCCGCGCACCCCGCTTGCAGAACTGGTGCTGAAGACGCCGCATGAGGAAAATCCCGTGTATGTGCCCCATACCGGCGAGTACCGATCGCTCCGCTTCAGCGAGGCGGAGGCGCGCTACTTCGACCTCTCGATGCACGCCGATCTCTTTAAGCCCACCCTCCATGTGGTCACCGACGAGGTGTTCAACGTCTATCTCTCAGAGGCAAGAAAGCAGGGCGACGATGTGAGGCGGGTGACCGACCTGATCGAGCGCTATGACGGTGCCGGCGGAGCGTGA